The following coding sequences lie in one Zingiber officinale cultivar Zhangliang chromosome 2B, Zo_v1.1, whole genome shotgun sequence genomic window:
- the LOC122045595 gene encoding CDPK-related kinase 1-like, whose amino-acid sequence MGICHGKHVPNLEFQEEEDLPAPNIGQPTPIPRTPKQGKFPFCSPSPLLGSYKNSPANLNGRTPLRFLKRPFPPPSPAKHIRALLARRHGPGKPNEASIPEGSEVEVGLDKNFGFSKQFFSKFELAEEIGRGHFGYTCAAKVKKGDTKGEEVAVKVIPKTKMTTAIAIEDVHREVRILSSLTGHKNVVHFYDAYEDEDNVYIAMELCKGGELLERILSRGGKYSEEEAKTVIVQILSAVSFCHLQGVVHRDLKPENFLFTSGDEMSTLKAIDFGLSDFVKPDERLNDIVGSAYYVAPEVLHRSYGTEADMWSIGVIAYILLCGSRPFWARTESGIFRAVLKAEPSFEEAPWPSLSSQSKDFVKKLLNKDYRKRMTATQALCHPWLQNPEKIKIPLDIIVFKLIKAYICSSSLRKSALRALAKTLTVNQLYYLREQFAMLNPSKNGYISLQNLKTALLKNSTEAMKDAKVLDFVNMVSSLQYTKLDFEEFAAAAISVHQMEALDTWEQHARQAYEFFEKDGNRPIMIDELASELGLGPSVPVHVVLQDWIRHSDGKLSLLGFVKLLHGVSSRTILKA is encoded by the exons ATGGGAATCTGCCATGGAAAGCATGTCCCGAACCTTGAATTCCAGGAAGAAGAGGACCTGCCGGCGCCTAACATTGGGCAGCCCACACCGATTCCGCGAACCCCGAAGCAAGGCAAGTTCCCCTTCTGCAGCCCAAGCCCTCTTCTAGGCTCGTACAAGAACTCGCCTGCCAACCTCAATGGGAGAACGCCGCTGAGATTTCTCAAGCGGCCCTTCCCTCCTCCGTCGCCTGCGAAGCACATCAGGGCTCTCCTCGCTCGTCGGCACGGCCCGGGGAAGCCGAACGAGGCGTCGATCCCTGAGGGCAGCGAGGTGGAAGTGGGATTGGACAAGAACTTCGGATTCTCCAAGCAGTTCTTCTCAAAATTTGAACTTGCAGAGGAGATTGGGCGTGGGCATTTTGGGTATACATGTGCTGCCAAGGTGAAGAAGGGAGACACGAAAGGAGAAGAGGTGGCAGTCAAGGTTATACCCAAAACAAAG ATGACAACTGCTATAGCTATTGAAGATGTGCATAGAGAAGTGAGAATATTAAGTTCTCTAACAGGGCATAAGAATGTAGTACATTTTTATGATGCTTACGAGGATGAAGATAATGTGTATATCGCAATGGA GTTATGCAAAGGTGGTGAATTATTGGAAAGGATTCTGTCAAG gggTGGGAAGTATtcagaagaagaagcaaaaactGTAATAGTTCAAATTCTGAGTGCCGTGTCCTTTTGTCACCTTCAAGGTGTTGTTCATCGAGATCTCAAGCCAGAG AATTTTCTTTTTACTTCAGGGGATGAGATGTCTACCTTAAAGGCCATAGATTTTGGTTTGTCAGACTTTGTAAAGCCAG ATGAGAGATTGAATGATATCGTTGGAAGTGCATATTATGTTGCGCCCGAAGTTCTTCACCGTTCGTATGGAACTGAGGCAGACATGTGGAGTATCGGCGTAATTGCATATATTTTGCTCTGTGGTAGCCGCCCTTTTTGGGCACGCACAGAGTCAGGTATATTTCGAGCTGTTCTAAAAGCTGAGCCAAGCTTCGAAGAAGCTCCGTGGCCATCTCTATCATCTCAATCCAAAGACTTTGTCAAGAAATTGCTGAATAAGGATTATCGAAAGAGAATGACTGCTACACAAGCTCTTT GTCATCCTTGGCTGCAGAATCCTGAAAAGATTAAGATTCCTCTGGATATTATAGTCTTTAAGCTTATAAAAGCTTACATATGTTCATCTTCTCTAAGGAAATCAGCATTAAGG GCTCTTGCCAAGACCTTGACAGTAAATCAACTCTATTACCTTAGAGAGCAGTTTGCTATGTTAAATCCAAGCAAGAATGGTTATATCTCCCTCCAAAACTTAAAGACG GCTTTGTTAAAAAATTCAACAGAGGCAATGAAAGATGCAAAGGTCCTTGATTTCGTTAACATG GTAAGTTCCCTCCAATACACAAAGTTGGACTTTGAGGAATTTGCTGCTGCAGCAATAAGTGTGCATCAGATGGAAGCATTGGATACCTGGGAGCAGCATGCTCGTCAAGCCTATGAATTCTTCGAGAAAGATGGGAACAGGCCCATCATGATTGACGAACTTGCATCT GAGCTTGGTCTCGGCCCATCAGTTCCAGTTCATGTTGTTCTCCAGGATTGGATAAGACATTCTGATGGAAAACTGAGTCTACTAGGATTTGTTAAACTTCTTCATGGTGTTTCTTCGCGCACAATTCTGAAGGCCTAG